DNA sequence from the Pelecanus crispus isolate bPelCri1 chromosome 4, bPelCri1.pri, whole genome shotgun sequence genome:
ACATCTCTGGCGGTGCCACGgactgaaagagagagagagagaggcaggcagacagacagacagacagagttCACTCTTCCGCTCTGGGCATTGCTcgcattcttctcctcctctcgtATCGTGTGCGGTTTTAAACTTCGCCGCCGACCGGCTTTTCTGCGGGGACCTTCTGCGAGTCCTGGGGAAGTttgtttggggttctttttttgttgctgtttttccaCGAACTGTTGAAACAGCGTTTTTGGTCGCTGCGCGGGGGGGGTGGGCGCCTGAGCGCAGAACCTCCCTGCCCCCACCGCCACCCAAAACTCTGCGCCCCGGGAGcccgcgggggctgcccgccgctccggcaccggcaccggcaccgccgcccagcccgcgccgccccgctcGCCGGCGGCTcgcactcctcctcctcctcctcctcctcctcgccggggcagcgccgggcttCGCTCCTTTGTGCTTCGTCGTCCTCCCcgatttttttaattgctctcCCTGGCGCGCCGCTGCCGCCTTCTTCGCGGAGGGGGTGGGGGTCTGCGATTTGGCCGGTGCCCTCCGCAAAGCTGCAGCCACCGCTAAAGCATTGGATCCCTCAACGTACTGCGAGAGCCCGGTGTACAGCCCGGACCTGTGCCCCAACATGATCGCCGCGCAGGCCAAGCTGGTCTACCAGCTCAACAAATACTACACGGAGCGCTGCCAGGCCCGCAAGGCGGCCATCGCCAAGACCATCCGGGAGGTGTGCAAGGTCGTGTCGGACGTGCTGAAGGAGGTGGAGGTGCAGGAGCCGCGCTTCATCAGCTCCCTGAGCGAGATCGACGCCCGCTACGAGGGGCTGGAGGTGATCTCGCCCACCGAGTTTGAGGTGGTGCTCTACCTCAACCAGATGGGCGTCTTCAACTTCGTGGACGACGGCTCCCTGCCGGGCTGCGCCGTGCTCAAGCTGAGCGACGGCCGCAAGCGCAGCATGTCCCTCTGGGTGGAGTTCATCACCGCCTCGGGCTACCTGTCCGCCCGTAAGATCCGCTCCCGCTTCCAGACGCTGGTGGCCCAGGCCGTGGACAAGTGCAGCTACCGGGACGTGGTGAAGATGATCGCGGACACCAGCGAGGTGAAGCTCCGCATCCGGGAGCGCTACGTGGTGCAGATCACGCCCGCCTTCAAGTGCACGGGGATCTGGCCGCGCAGCGCGGCGCAGTGGCCCATGCCCCACATCCCCTGGCCCGGCCCCAACCGGGTGGCGGAGGTGAAGGCGGAGGGCTTCAACCTGCTCTCCAAGGAGTGCTACTCGCTGACGGGCAAGCAGAGCTCGGCCGAGAGCGACGCCTGGGTGCTGCAGTTCGGCGAGGCCGAGAACCGGCTGCTGATGGGCGGCTGCAGGAACAAGTGCCTCTCGGTGCTGAAGACGCTGCGCGACCGGCACCTGGAGCTGCCCGGCCAGCCCCTCAACAACTACCACATGAAGACGCTGCTGCTGTACGAGTGCGAGAAGCACCCGCGGGAGACCGACTGGGACGAGGCGTGCCTGGGCGACCGGCTGAACGGCATCCTCCTGCAGCTcatctcctgcctgcagtgccGGCGCTGCCCCCACTACTTCCTGCCCAACCTAGACCTCTTTCAGGGCAAACCCCACTCGGCCCTGGAAAGCGCTGCCAAACAGACCTGGAGGCTAGCCAGGGAAATCCTCACCAATCCCAAAAGCCTCGACAAGCTATAGGGTTCACACCCCCGCGCGCAACGCTCGCCCTCCGCAGACAACAACGGCGCCtaaaaaactttttatttaacGCGAACGCCGACGGCAAGAGGCGGCGGGAGAGAAacgcgcccccgccccccccccccccccccccccccccacctgcaGCTCGGCGCTTAAAAACCCGCAGACGGTTTTCCCGGCAGAAACTCTCACCGCCGTGCCCGGAAGAAGGGAAGAGCCTCTCCTCCCGCCCTCCGAcgtgaatttttaaaaagtcacaaaaaGAGAAGCGATCGGACTTTTGCAACCTCAAAACGAAACCCGAAAGGTACACTTTTCCGATCCGTGTATAGTCCTTTTCTTATTCTCTCTTGTTTGCCTGAATGTTGTCACcaagtgaaaaattatttaactatATGTACAAATCTCcctttaaaaaagttttactgATGTTAAATGTATTTCGGTGCCAAGGTCAGATTATGTGCCCCACAACTGACTTGTTgcaaatagtaataaaaatattactttaactTTACGCTGACTTTTCGTGAATGCT
Encoded proteins:
- the MAB21L2 gene encoding protein mab-21-like 2, which encodes MIAAQAKLVYQLNKYYTERCQARKAAIAKTIREVCKVVSDVLKEVEVQEPRFISSLSEIDARYEGLEVISPTEFEVVLYLNQMGVFNFVDDGSLPGCAVLKLSDGRKRSMSLWVEFITASGYLSARKIRSRFQTLVAQAVDKCSYRDVVKMIADTSEVKLRIRERYVVQITPAFKCTGIWPRSAAQWPMPHIPWPGPNRVAEVKAEGFNLLSKECYSLTGKQSSAESDAWVLQFGEAENRLLMGGCRNKCLSVLKTLRDRHLELPGQPLNNYHMKTLLLYECEKHPRETDWDEACLGDRLNGILLQLISCLQCRRCPHYFLPNLDLFQGKPHSALESAAKQTWRLAREILTNPKSLDKL